A part of Falco naumanni isolate bFalNau1 chromosome 19, bFalNau1.pat, whole genome shotgun sequence genomic DNA contains:
- the NKX6-3 gene encoding homeobox protein Nkx-6.3, which translates to MDANLPGTFLLNGPSLGPFPEAKAPVCQYSVQSSFYKLGPPGLGAQLAAGTPHGISDILSRPAATPNSTLLPGYPHAGGFNGLSSPGVYYGPQVGALPKAGGDYLSRGRSCWAEAAPDWRGGRQCGGPPAHLADSIHKKKHTRPTFTGHQIFALEKTFEQTKYLAGPERARLAYSLGMTESQVKVWFQNRRTKWRKKSALEPSSSSQRVGGSGGEQAASETEDDEYNKPLDPDSDDEKIRLLLRKHRAAFSVLGLGTHSG; encoded by the exons ATGGACGCCAACCTGCCAGGCACCTTCCTGCTCAACGGCCCCTCGCTGGGGCCCTTCCCCGAGGCCAAGGCTCCCGTCTGCCAGTACTCGGTGCAGAGCTCCTTCTACAAGCTGGgccccccggggctgggtgCCCAGCTGGCCGCCGGCACGCCCCACGGCATCTCTGACATCCTCAGCCGGCCTGCGGCGACACCAAACAGCACCCTCCTCCCCGGCTACCCCCACGCGGGCGGATTTAACGGACTGAGCTCCCCGGGCGTCTATTACGGGCCGCAGGTGGGGGCCCTCCCCAAGGCCGGTGGCGATTACCTGTCgcggggcaggagctgctgggcagaggcagccccagaCTGGCGGGGCGGCCGGCAGTGCGGCGGCC CCCCTGCTCACCTGGCTGACAGCATCCACAAGAAGAAGCACACACGCCCAACCTTCACAGGGCACCAGATCTTTGCTCTGGAGAAGACTTTTGAGCAGACCAAGTACCTGGCAGGTCCAGAGAGAGCACGACTGGCTTATTCCCTTGGCATGACTGAGTCCCAGGTGAAG GTCTGGTTCCAGAACCGACGGACCAAATGGAGGAAGAAGAGCGCCCTGGAGCCCTCCTCGTCCTCACAGCGGGTGGGGGGCTCTGGTGGAGAGCAGGCAGCCTCTGAGACTGAGGACGACGAGTACAACAAGCCCCTGGACCCTGACTCAGATGATGAGAAGATCcggctgctgctgaggaagcaCCGTGCGGCCTTCTCTGTGCTGGGCTTGGGCACGCACAGCGGCTGA
- the ANK1 gene encoding ankyrin-1 isoform X13: protein MWALLAQLLIALVLLAFFLVSCQNVMHIVRGSVRFLLKHAHRELDKELGESQRLADDEEALSTRVVRRRIFVKGNEVLHLPGEQVTEEQFTDDQGNIITKKVIRKVVRQLGPGDTDDRQEQEELILEGSLQEPQDLEAEDDHFMNYSVLHRDSLGAKEEMRVRVPKVEVSGGRMGAQIVKRASLKRGKQ, encoded by the exons ATGTGGGCTCTCCTGGCCCAGCTGCTTATTGCCttggtgctgctggccttcttcCTGGTCAGCTGCCAGAACGTCATGCACATTGTCAGGGGCTCTGTCCGCTTCCTGCTCAAACATGCCCACCGTGAGCTGGACAAGGAGCTCGGGGAGAGCCAGAGGCTGGCGGACGATGAGGAGGCTCTCTCCACCAGGGTCGTCCGCCGGCGCATCTTTGTGAAG GGGAACGAAGTCCTTCATCTCCCTGGAGAGCAGGTGACTGAGGAGCAGTTCACAGACGATCAAGGCAATATTATCACCAAGAAG GTCATTCGGAAGGTGGTGCGTCAGCTGGGGCCTGGTGACACGGATGACAGGCAGGAACAGGAAGAGCTGATTCTGGAGGGCTCCCTGCAGGAGCCCCAAGACCTGGAGGCTGAGGATGATCACTTCATGAACTACTCCGTTCTGCACCGGGACAGTCTGGGGGCCAAG GAGGAGATGCGAGTGCGTGTCCCGAAAGTGGAGGTCTCTGGGGGCAGGATGGGGGCTCAGATAGTGAAACGAGCCAGCCTGAAAAGAGGGAAGCAGTGA